A genomic window from Rhodococcus sp. KBS0724 includes:
- a CDS encoding allophanate hydrolase subunit 1 — protein sequence MTAAAVSPLRTADLRVEDYGDAAVMVTVDGVTATLAWPRLHALAGRLTNLDIAGIEGIVATFDSILIEFDPRDVAVETLCELIHRSDGSPIEGGREVVTHRVPMIYGGDDGPDLSSVADELGLTDAEFVECHSNALWRIAFLGAPAGAPVHDGSPFADSIARCTQPRLRVPAGSVAVSGHQGVIYPIDTPGGWRLVGRTPLTVIDIAKDPHVGYVPGDFIRFVPVSADEAESLIGVPMGGWP from the coding sequence GTGACGGCGGCCGCTGTGTCACCGCTGCGTACGGCAGACTTGCGGGTCGAGGACTACGGTGACGCAGCTGTGATGGTGACGGTCGATGGCGTAACGGCGACGCTGGCCTGGCCACGGTTGCATGCGCTTGCCGGACGTCTTACAAACCTCGATATCGCCGGAATCGAAGGTATTGTAGCGACTTTCGACAGTATTCTGATCGAGTTCGATCCGCGCGACGTGGCAGTGGAAACACTGTGCGAACTGATTCACCGATCCGACGGCTCGCCGATCGAAGGGGGACGGGAGGTTGTCACACACCGTGTTCCGATGATCTACGGAGGCGATGACGGACCTGATCTGAGCAGTGTGGCAGACGAACTCGGGCTGACTGATGCGGAATTCGTTGAATGCCATTCGAACGCTTTGTGGCGCATAGCATTTCTCGGTGCACCCGCAGGGGCTCCGGTCCACGACGGCTCTCCCTTCGCCGACTCGATTGCGCGGTGCACGCAACCGCGACTTCGGGTGCCTGCCGGTTCGGTGGCGGTCTCCGGTCATCAAGGTGTCATCTACCCCATCGATACCCCCGGCGGGTGGCGACTGGTGGGCAGGACACCGCTGACCGTCATCGATATAGCAAAAGATCCGCACGTTGGTTATGTTCCAGGCGATTTCATCAGATTCGTGCCCGTCAGCGCCGACGAGGCCGAGTCTCTGATCGGTGTGCCGATGGGTGGTTGGCCGTGA
- a CDS encoding biotin-dependent carboxyltransferase family protein has translation MNANLTVLVSGRAAITDLGRFGSAHLGIPSNGASDQYSARVANILVGNVDSAPLIQITAADFSFRTDVPILLAVTGAPARLFVDGVEVPSWSPVCVPASVRVDLRMSGFGMHAYLAVKGVMSTEFFRGSCAPDSLLALGRSLQPGGSIEIESDYRPFVHPYLPQPLFAFSPHIPIFAHVWNLDVLTGPEAGQFGDSINELTESSFTVDARSDHVGTRLDGPTFKRSIRTEILSRGVPLGAIEVPPSGALIALQRGRPITAGYPVIAVVARASRDALGQLRPGDSVQFRFVTRASALEKNDAVHSRLDTLRQRVSLAFDSVGMTFGTTKESVQL, from the coding sequence GTGAACGCGAACTTGACCGTTCTTGTCTCGGGTCGGGCCGCGATCACCGATCTCGGACGGTTCGGATCAGCACACCTGGGGATCCCGTCAAACGGGGCGTCCGACCAATACAGTGCACGGGTAGCGAATATCCTGGTCGGCAACGTCGACAGCGCGCCGTTGATTCAGATAACGGCGGCAGACTTCTCGTTCCGAACAGACGTACCGATTCTGTTGGCCGTCACGGGTGCCCCGGCCAGGCTCTTCGTCGACGGGGTGGAGGTGCCGTCGTGGAGTCCGGTGTGTGTTCCGGCGTCGGTACGCGTCGACCTGCGCATGTCCGGCTTCGGTATGCACGCTTACCTGGCTGTCAAGGGTGTCATGTCGACAGAGTTCTTTCGTGGCAGTTGTGCTCCGGATTCGCTTCTTGCTCTTGGACGTTCATTGCAGCCGGGCGGCTCGATCGAGATCGAGTCGGACTACCGCCCGTTTGTTCACCCGTACTTGCCGCAGCCGCTCTTCGCATTCTCGCCACACATACCGATATTCGCGCACGTGTGGAACCTCGACGTTCTCACCGGCCCCGAAGCGGGCCAGTTCGGGGATTCGATCAATGAACTGACGGAATCGAGCTTTACCGTCGACGCACGCAGTGACCACGTCGGTACACGCCTCGACGGTCCGACGTTCAAACGCTCAATCCGTACCGAAATCCTTTCACGCGGTGTACCTTTGGGTGCGATCGAAGTTCCACCGTCCGGCGCGCTCATCGCCTTGCAGCGCGGGAGGCCGATAACGGCCGGGTATCCGGTTATCGCAGTGGTCGCCCGCGCGTCGCGAGATGCTCTAGGGCAACTCCGTCCGGGTGACTCGGTGCAGTTCCGCTTCGTTACACGGGCGTCGGCTCTCGAGAAGAACGACGCCGTCCACAGCCGACTCGACACACTTCGGCAACGTGTTTCTCTGGCATTCGATTCTGTCGGAATGACATTCGGAACCACGAAAGAATCCGTCCAGCTCTAG